In a genomic window of Lagopus muta isolate bLagMut1 chromosome 2, bLagMut1 primary, whole genome shotgun sequence:
- the SCARA3 gene encoding scavenger receptor class A member 3 isoform X3, protein MREDLVGGEEEEMPSFCYRPNGRARGGCSQCQKNLSLQTAVKVLYVFSVLLIVAVTVLAALVFKKVNSISGDISSAQMYYEEKILSIQEDLQELDEKSSGNCSLCLETGQLGQELSKLQGELEEIQKMLLVQEVLLDRTSRTHDMLSSSSNEISSEVADCSSSTRQLNESVGQLVTQLGGWRAITSQLDGSLKGLEQERFDVRAAMQQLNFTLGQTSDWIQLIQRKTDEETLTLQKMVTEWQNYTRLFAGLRATSTETGELVRSIQAGVGAAARQVGQNAEGMHDLVLQVMGLQLQLDNISSFLDDHEENMNDLRYHAKYAQNRTAERFETLEGRMASHEIEIGTIFTNINATDSHVHSMLRYLDDVRLSCTLGFHAHAEELYYLNKSLSLVQGTTDLLRERFGLLSARLDFDIRNLSMVMEEMKVVDVRHGAMLKNITILRGVPGLPGPRGLKGDVGIKGPAGSKGEKGDVGSLGSPGPPGSPGPPGPPGPQGERGPLGAKGFPGLKGAKGSFGQSGSRGQMGPKGDVGPPGPEGGPGPTGPPGPQGKLGLPGNPGAVGQIGPMGPKGDPGLRGPPGPPGPPGPPGP, encoded by the exons ATGAGAG AGGACCtggtgggaggagaggaggaggagatgccATCCTTCTGTTACCGACCAAACG GCAGGGCACGGGGTGGCTGCAGCCAGTGCCAGAAGAacctgtccctgcagacagctgtcAAAGTCCTCTACGTCTTCTCCGTGCTGCTCATCGTGGCTGTGACCGTGCTGGCTGCCCTGG TCTTCAAGAAAGTCAactccatctctggagacatcAGCTCGGCCCAGATGTACTATGAGGAGAAGATCTTGTCCATCCAGGAGGACCTCCAGGAGTTAG ATGAGAAGAGCTCAGGCAATTGCTCCCTCTGCCTGGAAACAGGGCAGCTGGGCCAGGAGCTCAGcaagctgcagggtgagctggAGGAGATCCAGAAGATGCTCTTGGTTCAGGAGGTCCTCCTCGACCGCACCTCCCGCACCCACGACATGCTCTCATCCAGCAGCAACGAGATCAGCAGTGAGGTGGCCGACTGCTCCTCCTCCACCCGACAGCTGAACGAGAGCGTGGGGCAACTGGTGACCCAGCTGGGGGGCTGGCGGGCCATCACCTCCCAGCTTGATGGCTCGCTCAAGGGCTTGGAACAGGAGCGCTTTGACGTGCGTGCCGCCATGCAGCAGCTCAACTTCACCTTGGGGCAAACCTCAGACTGGATCCAACTCATCCAGAGGAAGACGGACGAGGAGACGTTGACGCTGCAGAAGATGGTCACCGAGTGGCAGAACTACACGCGGCTCTTTGCAGGACTGCGGGCCACCTCCACTGAGACGGGTGAGCTGGTCAGGAGCATCCAGGCTGGTGTGGGTGCTGCAGCCCGGCAGGTGGGCCAGAACGCCGAGGGCATGCACGACCTGGTGCTGCAGGtgatggggctgcagctgcagctggacaACATCTCCTCCTTCCTGGATGACCACGAGGAGAACATGAACGACCTGCGCTACCACGCCAAGTATGCGCAGAACCGCACGGCTGAGCGCTTTGAGACGCTGGAAGGCCGCATGGCCTCGCATGAGATCGAGATCGGCACCATCTTCACCAACATCAACGCCACCGACAGCCACGTGCACAGCATGCTGCGCTACCTGGATGACGTGCGCCTCTCCTGCACCTTGGGTTTCCATGCCCATGCTGAGGAGCTCTACTACCTGAACAAGTCCCTCAGCCTGGTCCAGGGCACCACGGACCTTCTGCGGGAGCGCTTTGGATTGCTCAGCGCCCGGCTTGACTTTGACATCCGCAACCTGTCCATGGTGATGGAGGAGATGAAGGTGGTGGATGTCCGGCATGGAGCGATGCTGAAGAACATCACCATCTTACGAG gtGTGCCAGGCCTCCCAGGTCCCCGCGGCCTCAAGGGTGATGTTGGCATCAAGGGTCCCGCAGGAAGCAAAGGAGAGAAGGGCGacgtgggcagcctgggctctCCAGGCCCTCCTGGCTCCCCCGGACCTCCTGGTCCCCCGGGTCCCCAGGGGGAAAGGGGTCCCCTGGGTGCAAAGGGTTTTCCTGGCCTCAAGGGCGCTAAGGGCAGCTTTGGGCAGTCTGGATCCAGGGGACAGATGGGACCTAAGGGAGATGTGGGTCCCCCAGGGCCAGAGGGGGGGCCAGGACCAACAGGACCCCCTGGTCCTCAAGGAAAACTGGGGCTCCCCGGGAACCCCGGGGCTGTGGGACAGATTGGCCCCATGGGTCCCAAAGGAGACCCCGGCTTGAGAGGCCCCCCAGGACCGCCAGGTCCCCCCGGTCCTCCTGGCCCATGA
- the SCARA3 gene encoding scavenger receptor class A member 3 isoform X2 has product MRAEDLVGGEEEEMPSFCYRPNGRARGGCSQCQKNLSLQTAVKVLYVFSVLLIVAVTVLAALVFKKVNSISGDISSAQMYYEEKILSIQEDLQELDEKSSGNCSLCLETGQLGQELSKLQGELEEIQKMLLVQEVLLDRTSRTHDMLSSSSNEISSEVADCSSSTRQLNESVGQLVTQLGGWRAITSQLDGSLKGLEQERFDVRAAMQQLNFTLGQTSDWIQLIQRKTDEETLTLQKMVTEWQNYTRLFAGLRATSTETGELVRSIQAGVGAAARQVGQNAEGMHDLVLQVMGLQLQLDNISSFLDDHEENMNDLRYHAKYAQNRTAERFETLEGRMASHEIEIGTIFTNINATDSHVHSMLRYLDDVRLSCTLGFHAHAEELYYLNKSLSLVQGTTDLLRERFGLLSARLDFDIRNLSMVMEEMKVVDVRHGAMLKNITILRGVPGLPGPRGLKGDVGIKGPAGSKGEKGDVGSLGSPGPPGSPGPPGPPGPQGERGPLGAKGFPGLKGAKGSFGQSGSRGQMGPKGDVGPPGPEGGPGPTGPPGPQGKLGLPGNPGAVGQIGPMGPKGDPGLRGPPGPPGPPGPPGP; this is encoded by the exons ATGAGAG CAGAGGACCtggtgggaggagaggaggaggagatgccATCCTTCTGTTACCGACCAAACG GCAGGGCACGGGGTGGCTGCAGCCAGTGCCAGAAGAacctgtccctgcagacagctgtcAAAGTCCTCTACGTCTTCTCCGTGCTGCTCATCGTGGCTGTGACCGTGCTGGCTGCCCTGG TCTTCAAGAAAGTCAactccatctctggagacatcAGCTCGGCCCAGATGTACTATGAGGAGAAGATCTTGTCCATCCAGGAGGACCTCCAGGAGTTAG ATGAGAAGAGCTCAGGCAATTGCTCCCTCTGCCTGGAAACAGGGCAGCTGGGCCAGGAGCTCAGcaagctgcagggtgagctggAGGAGATCCAGAAGATGCTCTTGGTTCAGGAGGTCCTCCTCGACCGCACCTCCCGCACCCACGACATGCTCTCATCCAGCAGCAACGAGATCAGCAGTGAGGTGGCCGACTGCTCCTCCTCCACCCGACAGCTGAACGAGAGCGTGGGGCAACTGGTGACCCAGCTGGGGGGCTGGCGGGCCATCACCTCCCAGCTTGATGGCTCGCTCAAGGGCTTGGAACAGGAGCGCTTTGACGTGCGTGCCGCCATGCAGCAGCTCAACTTCACCTTGGGGCAAACCTCAGACTGGATCCAACTCATCCAGAGGAAGACGGACGAGGAGACGTTGACGCTGCAGAAGATGGTCACCGAGTGGCAGAACTACACGCGGCTCTTTGCAGGACTGCGGGCCACCTCCACTGAGACGGGTGAGCTGGTCAGGAGCATCCAGGCTGGTGTGGGTGCTGCAGCCCGGCAGGTGGGCCAGAACGCCGAGGGCATGCACGACCTGGTGCTGCAGGtgatggggctgcagctgcagctggacaACATCTCCTCCTTCCTGGATGACCACGAGGAGAACATGAACGACCTGCGCTACCACGCCAAGTATGCGCAGAACCGCACGGCTGAGCGCTTTGAGACGCTGGAAGGCCGCATGGCCTCGCATGAGATCGAGATCGGCACCATCTTCACCAACATCAACGCCACCGACAGCCACGTGCACAGCATGCTGCGCTACCTGGATGACGTGCGCCTCTCCTGCACCTTGGGTTTCCATGCCCATGCTGAGGAGCTCTACTACCTGAACAAGTCCCTCAGCCTGGTCCAGGGCACCACGGACCTTCTGCGGGAGCGCTTTGGATTGCTCAGCGCCCGGCTTGACTTTGACATCCGCAACCTGTCCATGGTGATGGAGGAGATGAAGGTGGTGGATGTCCGGCATGGAGCGATGCTGAAGAACATCACCATCTTACGAG gtGTGCCAGGCCTCCCAGGTCCCCGCGGCCTCAAGGGTGATGTTGGCATCAAGGGTCCCGCAGGAAGCAAAGGAGAGAAGGGCGacgtgggcagcctgggctctCCAGGCCCTCCTGGCTCCCCCGGACCTCCTGGTCCCCCGGGTCCCCAGGGGGAAAGGGGTCCCCTGGGTGCAAAGGGTTTTCCTGGCCTCAAGGGCGCTAAGGGCAGCTTTGGGCAGTCTGGATCCAGGGGACAGATGGGACCTAAGGGAGATGTGGGTCCCCCAGGGCCAGAGGGGGGGCCAGGACCAACAGGACCCCCTGGTCCTCAAGGAAAACTGGGGCTCCCCGGGAACCCCGGGGCTGTGGGACAGATTGGCCCCATGGGTCCCAAAGGAGACCCCGGCTTGAGAGGCCCCCCAGGACCGCCAGGTCCCCCCGGTCCTCCTGGCCCATGA
- the SCARA3 gene encoding scavenger receptor class A member 3 isoform X4 translates to MPSFCYRPNGRARGGCSQCQKNLSLQTAVKVLYVFSVLLIVAVTVLAALVFKKVNSISGDISSAQMYYEEKILSIQEDLQELDEKSSGNCSLCLETGQLGQELSKLQGELEEIQKMLLVQEVLLDRTSRTHDMLSSSSNEISSEVADCSSSTRQLNESVGQLVTQLGGWRAITSQLDGSLKGLEQERFDVRAAMQQLNFTLGQTSDWIQLIQRKTDEETLTLQKMVTEWQNYTRLFAGLRATSTETGELVRSIQAGVGAAARQVGQNAEGMHDLVLQVMGLQLQLDNISSFLDDHEENMNDLRYHAKYAQNRTAERFETLEGRMASHEIEIGTIFTNINATDSHVHSMLRYLDDVRLSCTLGFHAHAEELYYLNKSLSLVQGTTDLLRERFGLLSARLDFDIRNLSMVMEEMKVVDVRHGAMLKNITILRGVPGLPGPRGLKGDVGIKGPAGSKGEKGDVGSLGSPGPPGSPGPPGPPGPQGERGPLGAKGFPGLKGAKGSFGQSGSRGQMGPKGDVGPPGPEGGPGPTGPPGPQGKLGLPGNPGAVGQIGPMGPKGDPGLRGPPGPPGPPGPPGP, encoded by the exons atgccATCCTTCTGTTACCGACCAAACG GCAGGGCACGGGGTGGCTGCAGCCAGTGCCAGAAGAacctgtccctgcagacagctgtcAAAGTCCTCTACGTCTTCTCCGTGCTGCTCATCGTGGCTGTGACCGTGCTGGCTGCCCTGG TCTTCAAGAAAGTCAactccatctctggagacatcAGCTCGGCCCAGATGTACTATGAGGAGAAGATCTTGTCCATCCAGGAGGACCTCCAGGAGTTAG ATGAGAAGAGCTCAGGCAATTGCTCCCTCTGCCTGGAAACAGGGCAGCTGGGCCAGGAGCTCAGcaagctgcagggtgagctggAGGAGATCCAGAAGATGCTCTTGGTTCAGGAGGTCCTCCTCGACCGCACCTCCCGCACCCACGACATGCTCTCATCCAGCAGCAACGAGATCAGCAGTGAGGTGGCCGACTGCTCCTCCTCCACCCGACAGCTGAACGAGAGCGTGGGGCAACTGGTGACCCAGCTGGGGGGCTGGCGGGCCATCACCTCCCAGCTTGATGGCTCGCTCAAGGGCTTGGAACAGGAGCGCTTTGACGTGCGTGCCGCCATGCAGCAGCTCAACTTCACCTTGGGGCAAACCTCAGACTGGATCCAACTCATCCAGAGGAAGACGGACGAGGAGACGTTGACGCTGCAGAAGATGGTCACCGAGTGGCAGAACTACACGCGGCTCTTTGCAGGACTGCGGGCCACCTCCACTGAGACGGGTGAGCTGGTCAGGAGCATCCAGGCTGGTGTGGGTGCTGCAGCCCGGCAGGTGGGCCAGAACGCCGAGGGCATGCACGACCTGGTGCTGCAGGtgatggggctgcagctgcagctggacaACATCTCCTCCTTCCTGGATGACCACGAGGAGAACATGAACGACCTGCGCTACCACGCCAAGTATGCGCAGAACCGCACGGCTGAGCGCTTTGAGACGCTGGAAGGCCGCATGGCCTCGCATGAGATCGAGATCGGCACCATCTTCACCAACATCAACGCCACCGACAGCCACGTGCACAGCATGCTGCGCTACCTGGATGACGTGCGCCTCTCCTGCACCTTGGGTTTCCATGCCCATGCTGAGGAGCTCTACTACCTGAACAAGTCCCTCAGCCTGGTCCAGGGCACCACGGACCTTCTGCGGGAGCGCTTTGGATTGCTCAGCGCCCGGCTTGACTTTGACATCCGCAACCTGTCCATGGTGATGGAGGAGATGAAGGTGGTGGATGTCCGGCATGGAGCGATGCTGAAGAACATCACCATCTTACGAG gtGTGCCAGGCCTCCCAGGTCCCCGCGGCCTCAAGGGTGATGTTGGCATCAAGGGTCCCGCAGGAAGCAAAGGAGAGAAGGGCGacgtgggcagcctgggctctCCAGGCCCTCCTGGCTCCCCCGGACCTCCTGGTCCCCCGGGTCCCCAGGGGGAAAGGGGTCCCCTGGGTGCAAAGGGTTTTCCTGGCCTCAAGGGCGCTAAGGGCAGCTTTGGGCAGTCTGGATCCAGGGGACAGATGGGACCTAAGGGAGATGTGGGTCCCCCAGGGCCAGAGGGGGGGCCAGGACCAACAGGACCCCCTGGTCCTCAAGGAAAACTGGGGCTCCCCGGGAACCCCGGGGCTGTGGGACAGATTGGCCCCATGGGTCCCAAAGGAGACCCCGGCTTGAGAGGCCCCCCAGGACCGCCAGGTCCCCCCGGTCCTCCTGGCCCATGA
- the LOC125689770 gene encoding uncharacterized protein LOC125689770, translated as MLAQLPPEDKGWVYSFVDDMVIAGRTSEETTARTRRVLRLIQATGFKVKLRKAQLLCSEVDYLGMKLSARGWEPQASKREYIANVPPPSDPSSLHSLLKTLGYHQHHVEDYAELELPLQRLLKEKWQWGWEQQQALRRLIQAVLTAPALRFVDQSQPFIIRPTVSKETTGAALLQENEKGQMVPTWYKSDVLKKHQVFYSPEEKHCIAVVRAVHVFQDLIGPAPIVIQMPRSPWKYLLWGDTKTFCWPTPCKKQWNLLLVNGGENIPAAPQPLGAPVRSAPRLQQIPSNVPRRDVWFTAGSWACTAALGFAATNLEERWLLGLMQHGSPAGVELEAIRVLLQEHRSSKPLYIYAKAKSVVQGLQDGNSEVMEVGNEQLWQSILQWVRANPGVLHVGHSGDGEELKWNRKVVERVQNIQVSVLSAHGQRVWEPSKHERQEIVALSHMGHVGVRKMLNRVWQVAHWEGDREQVAQWVQRCSCTSSRPQPQRMEGPWSQLQLAHIKGLPTSSKGHSSLLVLLDKFSRWVDAFPMKKGNVEEVVELLQVHVEHRLGMPCCVSVGHREYFLREAVQMGLQMDVDVQYPPPPSWVAAITTSLQRLAQSAGKHWADSLSLILAALRATCVRSEVLGPYQLCFHHPLVLRISPNEEEAAPDPAEPLLLWLARLREDRAEYRQRVEEVMQSVDCDAE; from the coding sequence ATGCTGGCCCAGCTGCCCCCAGAGGACAAAGGCTGGGTGTATTCTTTCGTAGATGATATGGTCATCGCTGGGAGAACCAGTGAGGAGACCACAGCCCGCACAAGGAGGGTTCTGCGGCTGATCCAGGCCACTGGTTTTAAAGTTAAGCTGCGGaaggcacagctgctgtgctccgAGGTGGACTACCTGGGGATGAAGCTGTCAGCACGCGGCTGGGAGCCGCAGGCAAGCAAACGGGAGTACATTGCGAATGTCCCACCCCCATCGGATCCAAGCAGCCTCCACTCGCTGCTGAAGACACTAGGCTATCATCAGCACCATGTGGAGGACtatgcagagctggagctgcctctgcagcggctgctgaaagagaagtggcaatggggctgggagcagcagcaggcgcTGCGGAGGCTGATACAGGCCGTCCTGACGGCGCCGGCATTGCGCTTCGTCGATCAGTCGCAGCCATTCATCATCAGGCCGACGGTGAGCAAAGAGACCACGggggctgctctcctgcaggagAATGAGAAGGGGCAGATGGTCCCCACCTGGTACAAGTCCGACGTGCTGAAGAAGCACCAGGTGTTCTATTCGCCCGAGGAGAAGCACTGCATTGCGGTGGTCAGAGCAGTGCACGTGTTCCAGGATCTCATAGGGCCAGCTCCGATCGTCATCCAAATGCCCCGTTCCCCTTGGAAGTACCTCCTTTGGGGTGACACCAAGACCTTCTGCTGGCCGACCCCCTGCAAGAAGCAGTGGAACTTGCTGCTGGTCAATGGGGGGGAAAACATccccgcagccccacagcccttaGGCGCGCCGGTGCGCTCTGCACCTCGCCTACAACAGATACCATCCAATGTGCCCCGCAGAGATGTTTGGttcacagcagggagctgggcctGTACGGCAGCCTTGGGCTTTGCTGCCACCAACCTGGAGGAGCGCTGGCTGCTGGGGTTGATGCAGCATGGCTCACCGGCAGGCGTGGAGCTGGAGGCCAtcagagtgctgctgcaggagcacaggagcTCCAAGCCCTTGTACATCTATGCCAAAGCCAAGAGCGTGGTGCaagggctgcaggatgggaaCAGCGAGGTCATGGAGGTGGGCAATGAGCAGTTGTGGCAGAGCATCTTGCAATGGGTGCGTGCCAACCCGGGGGTGCTGCATGTTGGGCACAGCGGGGATGGGGAGGAGCTGAAGTGGAACCGGAAGGTGGTGGAGAGAGTGCAGAACATCCAAGTGTCGGTGTTATCCGCTCATGGCCAGCGGGTGTGGGAGCCGTCCAAGCATGAGAGGCAGGAGATCGTCGCCCTCAGCCATATGGGGCACGTGGGGGTGAGGAAGATGCTGAACAGGGTATGGCAGGTGGCACACTGGGAAGGGGACCGTGAGCAGGTGGCCCAGTGGGTGCAGCGCTGCAGCTGCACCAGTAGCCGCCCGCAGCCCCAGCGCATGGAGGGGCCGTGGtcgcagctgcagctggcccaCATCAAGGGCCTGCCCACCTCCTCGAAGGGCCATTCCTCCCTACTGGTGCTGCTGGATAAGTTCTCGAGGTGGGTGGACGCCTTCCCGATGAAGAAAGGCAACGTGGAGGAGGTGGTCGAGCTGCTGCAAGTGCACGTGGAACACCGGTTGGGGATGCCGTGCTGTGTCAGTGTGGGGCACCGTGAGTATTTCCTGCGGGAAGCGGTGCAGATGGGGCTGCAGATGGATGTGGATGTGCAATACCCACCACCACCCAGCTGGGTGGCAGCCATCACCACCAGCCTGCAGCGGCTGGCCCAGAGCGCAGGCAAACACTGGGCAGACAGCTTGTCGCTCATCCTGGCTGCCCTTAGGGCCACGTGTGTGCGCAGCGAGGTGCTTGGTCCCTACCAGCTCTGCTTCCATCACCCGCTGGTCCTCAGGATCAGCCCCAATGAGGAAGAGGCAGCGCCTGACCCCGCTGAGCCCCTCCTGCTCTGGCTGGCACGGCTGCGGGAGGACAGGGCTGAGTACAGGCAGAGGGTGGAGGAGGTCATGCAGAGTGTAGACTGTGATGCTGAGTAG
- the SCARA3 gene encoding scavenger receptor class A member 3 isoform X1 — MLELRHSAMGCGPSRHPWCSNLSAESWLRAEDLVGGEEEEMPSFCYRPNGRARGGCSQCQKNLSLQTAVKVLYVFSVLLIVAVTVLAALVFKKVNSISGDISSAQMYYEEKILSIQEDLQELDEKSSGNCSLCLETGQLGQELSKLQGELEEIQKMLLVQEVLLDRTSRTHDMLSSSSNEISSEVADCSSSTRQLNESVGQLVTQLGGWRAITSQLDGSLKGLEQERFDVRAAMQQLNFTLGQTSDWIQLIQRKTDEETLTLQKMVTEWQNYTRLFAGLRATSTETGELVRSIQAGVGAAARQVGQNAEGMHDLVLQVMGLQLQLDNISSFLDDHEENMNDLRYHAKYAQNRTAERFETLEGRMASHEIEIGTIFTNINATDSHVHSMLRYLDDVRLSCTLGFHAHAEELYYLNKSLSLVQGTTDLLRERFGLLSARLDFDIRNLSMVMEEMKVVDVRHGAMLKNITILRGVPGLPGPRGLKGDVGIKGPAGSKGEKGDVGSLGSPGPPGSPGPPGPPGPQGERGPLGAKGFPGLKGAKGSFGQSGSRGQMGPKGDVGPPGPEGGPGPTGPPGPQGKLGLPGNPGAVGQIGPMGPKGDPGLRGPPGPPGPPGPPGP; from the exons ATGCTGGAGTTGCGGCACTCCGCCATGGGATGCGGCCCCTCGCGGCACCCTTGGTGCAGCAACCTCAGCGCTGAGAGCTGGCTGCGGG CAGAGGACCtggtgggaggagaggaggaggagatgccATCCTTCTGTTACCGACCAAACG GCAGGGCACGGGGTGGCTGCAGCCAGTGCCAGAAGAacctgtccctgcagacagctgtcAAAGTCCTCTACGTCTTCTCCGTGCTGCTCATCGTGGCTGTGACCGTGCTGGCTGCCCTGG TCTTCAAGAAAGTCAactccatctctggagacatcAGCTCGGCCCAGATGTACTATGAGGAGAAGATCTTGTCCATCCAGGAGGACCTCCAGGAGTTAG ATGAGAAGAGCTCAGGCAATTGCTCCCTCTGCCTGGAAACAGGGCAGCTGGGCCAGGAGCTCAGcaagctgcagggtgagctggAGGAGATCCAGAAGATGCTCTTGGTTCAGGAGGTCCTCCTCGACCGCACCTCCCGCACCCACGACATGCTCTCATCCAGCAGCAACGAGATCAGCAGTGAGGTGGCCGACTGCTCCTCCTCCACCCGACAGCTGAACGAGAGCGTGGGGCAACTGGTGACCCAGCTGGGGGGCTGGCGGGCCATCACCTCCCAGCTTGATGGCTCGCTCAAGGGCTTGGAACAGGAGCGCTTTGACGTGCGTGCCGCCATGCAGCAGCTCAACTTCACCTTGGGGCAAACCTCAGACTGGATCCAACTCATCCAGAGGAAGACGGACGAGGAGACGTTGACGCTGCAGAAGATGGTCACCGAGTGGCAGAACTACACGCGGCTCTTTGCAGGACTGCGGGCCACCTCCACTGAGACGGGTGAGCTGGTCAGGAGCATCCAGGCTGGTGTGGGTGCTGCAGCCCGGCAGGTGGGCCAGAACGCCGAGGGCATGCACGACCTGGTGCTGCAGGtgatggggctgcagctgcagctggacaACATCTCCTCCTTCCTGGATGACCACGAGGAGAACATGAACGACCTGCGCTACCACGCCAAGTATGCGCAGAACCGCACGGCTGAGCGCTTTGAGACGCTGGAAGGCCGCATGGCCTCGCATGAGATCGAGATCGGCACCATCTTCACCAACATCAACGCCACCGACAGCCACGTGCACAGCATGCTGCGCTACCTGGATGACGTGCGCCTCTCCTGCACCTTGGGTTTCCATGCCCATGCTGAGGAGCTCTACTACCTGAACAAGTCCCTCAGCCTGGTCCAGGGCACCACGGACCTTCTGCGGGAGCGCTTTGGATTGCTCAGCGCCCGGCTTGACTTTGACATCCGCAACCTGTCCATGGTGATGGAGGAGATGAAGGTGGTGGATGTCCGGCATGGAGCGATGCTGAAGAACATCACCATCTTACGAG gtGTGCCAGGCCTCCCAGGTCCCCGCGGCCTCAAGGGTGATGTTGGCATCAAGGGTCCCGCAGGAAGCAAAGGAGAGAAGGGCGacgtgggcagcctgggctctCCAGGCCCTCCTGGCTCCCCCGGACCTCCTGGTCCCCCGGGTCCCCAGGGGGAAAGGGGTCCCCTGGGTGCAAAGGGTTTTCCTGGCCTCAAGGGCGCTAAGGGCAGCTTTGGGCAGTCTGGATCCAGGGGACAGATGGGACCTAAGGGAGATGTGGGTCCCCCAGGGCCAGAGGGGGGGCCAGGACCAACAGGACCCCCTGGTCCTCAAGGAAAACTGGGGCTCCCCGGGAACCCCGGGGCTGTGGGACAGATTGGCCCCATGGGTCCCAAAGGAGACCCCGGCTTGAGAGGCCCCCCAGGACCGCCAGGTCCCCCCGGTCCTCCTGGCCCATGA